A DNA window from Gemmatimonadaceae bacterium contains the following coding sequences:
- a CDS encoding ABC transporter permease produces MSVFRWPWNRDRQTDDLADEFRAHIEMAAADRVARGEAPWEARAAARREFGNPGLVQEISRDQWGRAGVWLERLVQDVRFALRMLRRAPGFTTVSILTIALGIGATTAIFSVVDATLLHPLPFPHAEQLVRIEDDFAGVGGGARDVGMSTPEWRDLQRSGIFQQISPMWFDDNNLTGSARPQRVGQMSVAPNYFAMLGVKPQLGVTFDPADATPGFNEQAVISDGLWKRAFGGDSSVIGRIVQVDSDSYRIIGVMPSGFQPPEPTRGARATDTWSAFGFSGAPLSHESVVRRTPLFPGAIARLNAGLTIADAQRRVDALVETLRRQYPEDYPSRSDWRIRLVPLQDYVMGDLRQPLLFLLGAVVLVLGIGCANVANLLLARATSRGRELAVRQALGGARSRLVRQLLTESIVLSALGGVVAIALLLSTRSLFIRLVPDGVPRFNDITVNWEVLSFALVASLIAGAAFGLAPALHAGRLDVTRVLKQEGRGSSGSREQRRTRRLIVVAEFALSLVLMSAAGLLARSFWTMLRAPLGFDAHDVTVVRTRLPYPNDPKEDLYPTAAAEEPFARELMRRIKEMPGVESVALGSGAAVPLDHPERDQTQRHILIDGAEQNGQSVFVTGSEVTPEYFHLLRMSLVKGRLLDDFDTEMAPPVAVINESMARTYWPNDDPLGKRLKLTTRATEWATIVGIVADARTESLATSSVPHLYASLYQREGKHLAIFLRGRLETAAVGRAVRDHVQALNSALPVFGVRTLDETLSASLAVRRLSMELIALFAATALLLAALGIYGVISYMVGERTHEIGVRLALGARPSDVMGIVMQQGIRLTLVGAALGLAGSLIASRAMASLLVGVTPTDPLTFLAAAIVLAIVAMAGCYFPARRAIRVDPIVALKAS; encoded by the coding sequence ATGAGCGTTTTTCGATGGCCATGGAATCGCGACCGGCAGACCGATGACTTGGCCGATGAGTTTCGCGCGCACATCGAGATGGCGGCGGCCGATCGCGTGGCGCGCGGTGAGGCGCCGTGGGAAGCGAGGGCGGCGGCGCGGCGGGAGTTTGGAAACCCCGGGCTCGTGCAAGAGATCTCGCGCGACCAGTGGGGACGAGCCGGCGTGTGGCTCGAGCGTCTCGTGCAGGACGTGCGCTTCGCGCTTCGCATGCTGCGCCGCGCGCCGGGCTTCACCACGGTGTCCATCCTGACGATCGCGCTCGGCATCGGCGCGACCACGGCGATCTTCAGCGTCGTCGACGCGACGCTGTTGCATCCGCTGCCGTTCCCACACGCCGAGCAACTGGTCCGCATCGAAGACGATTTCGCCGGAGTCGGCGGCGGCGCGCGCGACGTCGGCATGTCGACGCCCGAGTGGCGCGACCTTCAGCGCTCCGGAATCTTCCAGCAGATCTCGCCGATGTGGTTCGACGACAACAACCTCACCGGCAGCGCGCGTCCGCAGCGCGTCGGCCAGATGAGCGTCGCGCCCAACTACTTCGCCATGCTCGGCGTCAAGCCGCAGCTCGGCGTCACGTTCGATCCGGCCGACGCGACGCCGGGTTTCAACGAACAGGCTGTCATCAGCGACGGACTCTGGAAGCGAGCGTTCGGCGGAGACTCGAGCGTCATCGGCCGAATCGTGCAGGTCGACTCCGATTCGTATCGGATCATCGGCGTCATGCCGTCGGGTTTCCAGCCGCCAGAGCCGACGCGCGGAGCGAGGGCAACGGACACATGGTCGGCGTTCGGCTTCAGCGGTGCACCGTTGAGCCACGAGTCGGTCGTTCGACGCACCCCTTTGTTCCCCGGAGCGATCGCGCGCTTGAACGCCGGCCTCACCATCGCCGACGCGCAGCGCCGAGTGGACGCGCTCGTTGAAACGCTACGGCGGCAGTACCCGGAGGACTATCCGTCGCGCAGCGATTGGCGAATCCGATTGGTTCCGCTGCAAGACTACGTGATGGGCGACCTCCGGCAGCCGCTCTTGTTTCTGCTCGGAGCCGTCGTGCTCGTGCTCGGCATCGGGTGCGCGAACGTCGCGAATCTCCTGCTCGCCCGAGCGACGTCACGTGGCCGAGAGCTCGCGGTGCGCCAGGCACTCGGCGGTGCGCGCTCGCGTCTCGTGAGACAATTGCTCACGGAAAGCATCGTGCTGTCGGCGCTTGGCGGCGTTGTCGCGATTGCGCTGCTCCTCTCGACGAGAAGTTTGTTCATCCGTCTCGTTCCCGATGGAGTTCCGCGCTTCAACGACATCACGGTCAACTGGGAGGTTCTGTCATTCGCGTTGGTCGCGTCGCTCATCGCCGGCGCCGCCTTCGGCCTGGCGCCCGCTCTGCACGCGGGGCGGCTCGACGTGACGCGCGTGCTCAAGCAAGAAGGACGAGGCTCATCCGGCTCGAGAGAGCAACGCCGAACTCGCCGGCTGATCGTCGTCGCCGAATTCGCGCTTTCGCTCGTGTTGATGAGCGCCGCCGGTCTCCTCGCGCGAAGCTTCTGGACCATGTTGCGCGCCCCACTCGGCTTCGACGCCCACGATGTGACCGTCGTGCGAACTCGGCTGCCCTATCCGAACGATCCGAAAGAAGATCTCTATCCGACGGCCGCCGCCGAAGAGCCGTTCGCACGCGAGCTGATGCGACGCATCAAGGAAATGCCCGGCGTCGAGAGTGTCGCGCTCGGCAGTGGAGCCGCCGTTCCCCTCGACCACCCCGAGAGAGACCAAACCCAGAGGCACATTCTCATCGATGGCGCCGAGCAAAATGGTCAGTCGGTGTTCGTCACCGGCTCGGAGGTCACGCCCGAATACTTCCATCTGCTGCGAATGTCGTTGGTGAAAGGACGCCTGCTCGACGATTTCGACACCGAGATGGCCCCGCCGGTCGCCGTCATCAACGAGTCGATGGCGCGGACGTACTGGCCCAACGACGACCCGCTGGGAAAACGTCTCAAGTTGACCACGCGCGCCACTGAGTGGGCGACAATCGTGGGAATCGTCGCCGACGCGCGCACCGAATCGCTCGCCACGTCGAGCGTGCCGCATCTCTACGCCAGCTTGTATCAGCGGGAAGGAAAACACCTCGCGATTTTCCTGCGCGGACGTCTCGAGACAGCGGCCGTCGGACGTGCGGTGCGCGATCACGTGCAGGCGCTCAACTCGGCGCTTCCCGTATTCGGTGTGAGAACGCTCGACGAAACGCTGTCGGCGTCACTGGCCGTTCGACGTCTCTCGATGGAGTTGATCGCTCTCTTCGCCGCCACCGCGCTCCTCCTCGCCGCACTCGGCATCTACGGCGTCATTTCATATATGGTAGGCGAACGCACGCACGAGATCGGCGTTCGCCTCGCTCTTGGGGCGCGGCCGTCGGATGTCATGGGGATCGTCATGCAGCAAGGAATCAGGCTCACGCTGGTTGGAGCGGCGCTCGGCCTGGCCGGCTCCCTGATCGCGTCGCGGGCCATGGCCAGTCTACT
- a CDS encoding PadR family transcriptional regulator, protein MSPKDPPTSRIELLQGTLDFIILQALRWGPCHGYGIVQLIRSQSANVLQVETGSLYPALQRLMRQGAISQEWGTSSTDRRVRMYRLTAKGRSRLAAERSKWEQLTQAMAGLMAPPAAEER, encoded by the coding sequence GTGTCGCCAAAGGATCCGCCGACCTCTCGCATCGAGCTGCTGCAGGGCACACTGGACTTCATCATCCTGCAAGCGCTCCGCTGGGGCCCCTGCCATGGCTACGGCATCGTCCAGCTGATCCGCTCCCAGTCGGCGAATGTGCTGCAAGTGGAGACCGGCTCTCTCTACCCGGCGCTCCAACGGCTCATGCGCCAAGGTGCGATCTCCCAGGAATGGGGAACGTCGAGCACCGATCGCCGGGTGCGCATGTACCGCCTGACAGCGAAAGGCCGGTCTCGGCTCGCCGCCGAGCGTTCGAAGTGGGAGCAGCTGACGCAGGCGATGGCGGGGCTCATGGCGCCGCCGGCGGCGGAGGAGCGATGA
- a CDS encoding DUF1254 domain-containing protein codes for MSNPFCRAGALAMFASAVAVNSCKKVGAEVGATNEPQQTAVDAYVYGYSLVTMDQTRRVMTNVETAGDKHAPMGQFANMPSYPTAEFRDVTAPNANTLYSVAWVDLSAEPYVLSLPDEHDRYYLMPMLDAWTNVFRAPRTRTSGTGAQRYVIAGPHWSGTPNIPNATLRAVSAILRWSAEDSPTPRPQWRGPAPSPPQDLDELHLGRHSTYCM; via the coding sequence ATGTCGAATCCGTTCTGCCGTGCGGGCGCTCTCGCGATGTTCGCGTCCGCCGTCGCCGTCAACTCTTGCAAGAAAGTCGGTGCCGAGGTCGGCGCGACGAACGAGCCGCAGCAAACGGCGGTGGATGCGTACGTCTACGGCTACTCGCTCGTCACCATGGACCAAACGCGTCGGGTGATGACGAACGTCGAGACCGCCGGCGACAAGCATGCGCCAATGGGGCAATTCGCGAACATGCCCAGCTATCCCACCGCGGAGTTCAGGGACGTCACCGCACCGAACGCCAACACCCTCTATTCGGTCGCGTGGGTCGACCTGAGCGCCGAACCCTACGTCCTGTCGCTGCCCGACGAGCATGACCGCTACTACCTCATGCCCATGCTCGACGCGTGGACGAATGTCTTCCGGGCTCCCCGGACGCGAACGAGCGGAACCGGCGCGCAGCGCTATGTGATCGCGGGCCCGCATTGGAGCGGCACGCCCAACATCCCAAACGCAACCCTGCGGGCAGTGTCGGCAATACTGCGCTGGTCCGCGGAGGACAGCCCCACCCCGCGCCCCCAATGGCGAGGCCCCGCCCCTTCTCCGCCCCAAGACCTTGACGAACTCCATCTAGGTAGACACTCTACATACTGCATGTAG
- a CDS encoding BTAD domain-containing putative transcriptional regulator codes for MTIPPRSLRLHTLGGLSIGDGNSPTHRSRRALALLSIAAVAGADGVERDRILALLWPESDTLRANNSFRQILFGIRRDLGAGEIIYEAGRFRLNPVLFEVDLWDFEYAVRIGDLERAAPLYTGPFLESFHIAGLDAFERWADGERVRLRHLALTSLQRLAERASAKGDHPSAVERWRAANAIDPLSARNALGLLRALVNAGDRTGALIAARNHAELLRAELDAEPDESVVRYTTALQHPNGAAPEVPHRRLLTSSSPTAQPALAEQNATEREAAPLSRWRAAIAGLAGRPAIVVAALAAVVIPAAARSWTRSTHYTANVVAVLPLRVYKSSDSSLAVEATSLVSTDLDGAGSLRVIAPSDGDVGAARRRAFDQGAGLYVLGDLASDSNSIRLSASLLDSRTGSTIGDRVVVEGAPDQLLRLVDDLAARLVAARYDRPIDHLLQSAALSTRSVVAMKAFLRGSAALRERRFAAAADAFRDATMADTTFAIAYYRLSVASRWCARTEVAERAIDLAVRYAGDLPDRDQRLISAYAAWNRGLSVAAEETYRSILVDYPDDAEAWREFGKELFGTDALRSRSVIQARNAFEHALALDPSDLESIVYLRRIALLDGRKNAADSLRARAARIIPDAAALDSFAIRAFALSGEGKRRS; via the coding sequence GTGACAATTCCCCCTCGCTCCCTCCGGCTTCACACGCTCGGAGGCCTCTCCATCGGCGACGGCAATTCGCCGACTCACCGCAGCCGGCGCGCGCTCGCTCTGCTGAGCATCGCCGCGGTGGCGGGCGCGGACGGGGTCGAGCGCGATCGCATCCTGGCGCTGCTCTGGCCGGAGAGCGACACCCTCCGCGCCAATAACAGCTTCCGGCAAATCCTTTTCGGGATTCGGCGCGATCTGGGTGCGGGCGAGATCATCTACGAAGCGGGTCGTTTTCGACTCAACCCGGTTCTTTTCGAGGTCGACCTCTGGGACTTCGAGTATGCCGTGCGCATCGGCGATCTCGAACGCGCCGCCCCTCTCTACACCGGGCCGTTTCTCGAGTCATTTCACATCGCGGGACTCGACGCCTTCGAACGGTGGGCCGACGGAGAGCGCGTTCGACTGCGGCACCTTGCGCTCACCTCGCTGCAGCGTCTCGCGGAACGCGCGTCCGCGAAGGGCGATCATCCCTCGGCCGTCGAGCGGTGGCGCGCGGCCAACGCGATCGATCCGCTCAGCGCGAGGAACGCGCTCGGCCTTCTCCGCGCACTCGTGAACGCCGGCGACCGGACCGGCGCTCTCATCGCCGCTCGCAACCACGCGGAGCTCCTCCGCGCCGAGCTCGACGCTGAGCCCGACGAAAGCGTCGTCCGATACACAACGGCGCTTCAGCACCCGAACGGCGCCGCGCCCGAGGTGCCGCATCGTCGCCTGCTCACTTCCTCGTCGCCGACCGCACAACCCGCGCTCGCCGAGCAGAATGCCACGGAGCGCGAGGCCGCACCGCTGAGTCGGTGGCGAGCAGCGATTGCCGGACTCGCGGGACGACCGGCGATCGTCGTGGCCGCGCTCGCGGCCGTCGTCATTCCGGCGGCCGCGCGATCGTGGACCCGCTCGACTCACTACACCGCGAACGTCGTCGCCGTCCTCCCGCTCCGGGTTTACAAATCGAGTGATTCCTCGCTCGCCGTCGAGGCAACCTCGCTCGTGAGCACCGATCTCGATGGCGCCGGCTCTCTCCGGGTCATCGCGCCCTCGGATGGCGACGTGGGCGCGGCCCGACGTCGCGCCTTCGATCAGGGCGCCGGTCTCTACGTGCTGGGCGATTTGGCGAGCGACTCGAACAGCATCCGCCTGTCGGCATCGCTCCTCGATTCGCGAACGGGCTCGACGATCGGCGACCGTGTCGTCGTCGAAGGCGCGCCGGACCAGTTGCTGCGACTCGTCGACGACCTCGCCGCGCGGCTCGTCGCCGCGCGTTATGATCGGCCGATCGATCACCTTCTCCAGTCGGCCGCTCTCTCCACGAGGTCAGTCGTCGCGATGAAGGCGTTCTTGCGCGGATCGGCCGCGTTGCGCGAGCGACGTTTCGCCGCCGCGGCCGACGCGTTTCGCGACGCGACGATGGCCGATACCACGTTCGCTATCGCGTATTATCGGCTCTCGGTTGCGAGCCGATGGTGTGCGCGCACCGAGGTTGCCGAGCGAGCAATCGATCTCGCGGTCCGCTACGCCGGTGACCTTCCGGACCGCGACCAACGGCTCATCTCGGCTTACGCCGCGTGGAATCGCGGATTGAGCGTCGCCGCCGAGGAGACGTACCGATCGATCCTCGTCGACTATCCGGATGATGCCGAGGCGTGGCGAGAGTTTGGAAAGGAACTGTTTGGGACGGATGCGCTGCGCAGCCGGTCGGTAATCCAGGCGCGAAACGCGTTCGAGCATGCGCTCGCGCTCGACCCGTCCGACCTCGAGTCGATCGTATATCTGCGCAGAATTGCGTTGCTCGACGGGCGGAAGAACGCCGCCGACTCATTGCGAGCCCGAGCCGCGCGAATCATCCCGGACGCGGCAGCGCTGGACTCGTTTGCGATAAGAGCCTTCGCCTTGTCGGGCGAAGGCAAACGACGCAGCTGA
- a CDS encoding zinc-binding dehydrogenase, with the protein MPKAVVMSAPRAPLTVTEIKEPQLEPGAAVLRTLYSEVCGTDVHLHHGRLQVPFPIIPGHVSVGVVHKARGNLTDISGEAIKEGDTVTFLDVHETCNNCWYCLVARQPTKCPNRKVYGISYSSNEGLLGGWAEAIWMKSGVKMIKIPKDLDPDTFIGGGCGLVTALHAVDMAQIRLDESVAVLGVGPVGQSCVAFSSLSGAGEIIAVGAPKDRLAFAKRMGATQVLGLDIPPKERGGQVNGWTGGRGVDVVIEASGSADAVSQALDMVRDGGRVVVCGHYTDNGAIEMHPHWQLNRKHVELKGCWGSRYDHFHRAVSLTARFGALKPWREMVSGRFSLEKAGEALAAVEKRTAIKAVIVPN; encoded by the coding sequence ATGCCGAAAGCAGTCGTGATGTCCGCGCCCCGTGCGCCGCTGACCGTAACAGAGATCAAAGAGCCACAGCTCGAGCCCGGCGCGGCGGTTTTGAGAACTCTCTATTCTGAAGTCTGCGGGACCGACGTCCATCTGCATCACGGGCGTCTCCAGGTCCCGTTCCCGATCATCCCCGGCCACGTCTCCGTCGGCGTCGTCCACAAGGCGCGCGGGAATCTCACCGACATCAGCGGCGAGGCGATCAAGGAAGGGGATACGGTCACGTTTCTCGACGTCCACGAGACGTGCAACAATTGCTGGTACTGTCTCGTCGCGCGGCAGCCGACCAAGTGTCCGAATCGCAAGGTCTACGGCATCTCCTACAGCTCGAACGAAGGGTTGTTGGGCGGATGGGCGGAAGCGATTTGGATGAAGTCGGGCGTGAAGATGATCAAGATTCCGAAGGATCTCGATCCGGACACGTTCATCGGCGGAGGGTGTGGACTCGTCACCGCACTGCACGCGGTCGACATGGCGCAGATCCGCCTCGACGAATCGGTCGCGGTGCTCGGCGTCGGGCCGGTTGGTCAATCGTGTGTCGCGTTTTCGTCGTTGTCAGGCGCGGGTGAGATCATCGCCGTCGGCGCGCCGAAGGATCGGCTGGCGTTTGCGAAGCGGATGGGGGCGACGCAGGTGTTGGGTTTGGATATTCCGCCCAAGGAAAGAGGTGGACAGGTGAACGGGTGGACGGGTGGACGGGGCGTCGACGTCGTCATCGAGGCGAGCGGATCGGCGGACGCGGTGAGCCAAGCGCTCGACATGGTGCGCGACGGAGGACGAGTCGTCGTGTGCGGGCACTACACCGACAACGGCGCGATCGAGATGCATCCGCACTGGCAGCTCAACCGGAAGCACGTCGAGCTCAAGGGATGCTGGGGGTCGAGGTACGATCACTTCCATAGAGCAGTGTCGTTGACGGCGCGGTTCGGTGCGTTGAAGCCGTGGAGGGAGATGGTGTCGGGACGGTTTTCGTTGGAGAAGGCCGGGGAGGCGTTGGCGGCGGTGGAGAAGAGGACGGCGATCAAGGCGGTAATCGTCCCGAATTGA